The genomic window aaAAGAGGAATAGAATTGAATCTTTGTTACATATGTAtactcagacgtttcaagcgcACATCCGGCagctttttttctcttctttttttattcctcattgaaaaaaagctgccGGATGGgcgcttgaaacgtctgagtatacaaatgtattaatccagtagtaaagattcaaGTTTATATCTCCCATCTTAGTTAGTGTTTCTGTAGACTAACTAGGTGGCAGCCAGGCTACGCTAAGATGGTCTAACTTCTTGAACTACGCTCAAATCCGTGCTAGTAACCGTCTCTGTATACGGCTCACCTGTCCCTATTGTGGCTACCTTTTGTGGTCAAATACATATCACTGGTTTAACTTTAAGACAGTGTGTCACACATCTGAATTTTGTATTGGACAACTTGTTAGGCTGCAATTAGACTGCATGAAACAAAGAAGTAAAAACCATACctgtacatctgcttggcaTTTATCCAGTCAAGTTCAGTCAACCCTATTATGATGTGGGGCTGCTATTCAAGTACGTGCAATAACCCTACATCGttcaaatatctgcttggagtagcctccgttgcagactccttccagctgttttctttgtcacgTTACCGTTTTCTTACTACATTTTTCTGGTCTCGGccagaaatgagaaaaaaatttcaTAAGAAAGCGGTAACgtgaaggagtctgcaacggaagctactccaagcagatgtttggagggaACTAACGCCTGCTTGGAGAACGAATGAACGAGGTAGATTACTCGGAGATTAACCTTGACTCTTCCACACTACAGTGGGGAAGTGCAGCCACGGAGGGCACTTTGACGGGTCGAAAGACGTGCCGGCTGCAGGCGGTATCAACAAGGACACAAAATGGTCGCTCTTCTCTCCGCACAGCGACCTTCACAACCAGGCGGCGCAGCTGGCGGTCAAGGTCAGGGAGTCTTACAATATTTTTTGACTTTCTAGGcacaatgtattttcttgtaaTAAGATTTATCATCTGACTTTTCTTTCTAGCCATTAATTACATTGGGTGGTTTTATCTTGCAATAAACATCCATTCTCATATGCAGAGCCTCACCTAGCCTACTTCGCAGACTTCTACGAGCGCTGGCGTTTATATCTTGGAGGGAGCTCTAGTTCGAAATTTTCAACACGGGATAAGGTCTTGCTAATGCCGGCAGAGGGAGTTTCACCACggcgctccaagaagtctgcgaaggagtcTAAGCCTCGCCAACGGTCTGAACAATATACCTAGGATACTAGGGATAGGCTCTGCTAGACAGGGCTGAGATTTCCactttgtgggcgtggcctctaactAACTGTCAGCCAAAGTACCGTAGTTTATACCGAAAGAAAACGAttttgattggctgacagccATTAAAAGGCCACGCCCATAAAAGTTTAAACCTTGCCCGGTTTAGATACAAGATCCCGAAGGCATGCTGTACAGGCGAGGCTCTGCATTGATTAATATAAACTTCTTGCATGTTCAAACAGATAAACTCACACATCAGACAAAGCTGTCTTCTTTAGAAGAAACGTGTTAAAAGACATTGAAACATAAAATAACAAAAGAACAAGTGTGAGGTAAACAAATATGGGGTGACAATAGTAAACATCACCCAAAAACATGTTTTAGTAAGATTGTCAAATAGCTCTTTTAGTTAGAGGGTTCTGTCTATACTACATACTATACTGGGAAAACTTTTgataacaaaataaaataaatgcatGTTAGCTAAAAAGGTGCAAattgcataaaattttgaacaagGAGAGAATAGGTTAATTGCTTAGCACTAAGTAAATAGTGAACAAAAAAATAGAAGGGTCTATCTCAATGGCTTTTTAAAAAGTCACTGTGATAAATCTGCTGCAATGTATGATGGCTTATTCCAACAGACTAAATCAACAGAGTTCCATGTGTTTCCACTTTTGCACAAGTTCATTTTCTCAGATGGTACAGTTTTGGACCCCTTTTGTTTAACATCTGATTACTTATTCTCATGGCATGACTTGTGGTATTCTAGTGTCTGCTGCCATCGAAACAGTGACACATGCATGGCCATATAGTGTCAGGCCCTGGTGCATGCACCCAACACGCTCGAGGGACATAGTTTCCGGATTAAGGCACATAACTCTTGTGCTTCCACCACCTTCGTCATAGCCTCCATAGATGTAAACCCTCCTGCCACAGACAGTCATCCCGCATCTGCGAAGAGCATCGTTTGTTCTTGCTACAACACTCCAGCAGCCCCCTTTTTCACCAGGCTTGTAACAGAGCACTTTTGTCGGTATCCCGGCCACATAGATGTTACCATGGAGAACAGATGCTGTGATGTCAGCAGCTTGTTCTGGCATGTTGCTCTGTGGTTGCCACATGGACTGCCCAGGGCTGAGGCAGTACACCGTGGATGTGGAGTTGTGATCAGCATCAAACCCACCCATCACGTAGATGCTGTCATCTACCACTGCAACAGCATGCTTGTACCTTGGCTGAGGGAGCGGAACACCTTCAGTCCACTCGTTCTGGCTGCGGTCATAGACTTCTACAGTTCCTTGTGCCAGTTTACCGCCAATTGCATACAGTTTCCCTTGTAACACTGCCAGCTTGTGGTTGTGACGGCTGCAATTCATTGGAGCAAGTTTGGACCATTTGTTGAGTTCTAGCTGGTACATCCACACTTCCCTGTAGGAACTATAACCAGCAGACACAATGATGTCACTGGTGCCCAGTACAGCCACAGCAAATCCCTGGTCATAATAATACTTCATCCTGGTCATAGGAACCCAACTTGAAGAACTAAATGGTGCAGTGGAGCAAGTCATCATAATGGAGTTTGAGGCCTCTGTCCTTCCTCGCCCACGCCCTAAGATCCCTCCAATTACCACGACTGCCTCCGTCAGACCACCGGCAATGCGGGGATGGGTGCAGGGTGACTGGACCTGTCCTGGGAACAGCTGGTACCTGAGGGTTTCTGTCACGATGTCCTGGCAAGACTTGCGTACTGCCTCATTGTTCTGAACGTTCTCCAAGAAGAACAATTTGTCCATTAAAGGGAACCTGACCAGCTCCAAGAGCTCTCTCATGACCTTTTGCCGGTTACTGGTGTCATAATTGATCCATGTCATCACTGCCATGTACACAGTTTCTTCAGAGGCATTGAGGTCTTCTGATGAGATGAGTGTGATGAGCTGGTCCTTTGTCAGATCAAGAAACTTGGCTGTTTTGCTCACTGCAGCAAACTCTTTCATGACATACGATAACGCCTTCTTCATCAAGTCCTGGGACAGCATACAGCCAATGTGCACCATCTCCAAGCAGTTTTTGGCACAAAGGTGCTCAGATATGAACCTCGCACATGCATCAAACACAGCTCGGATCTGGAAGAAGTTGGACCCTTCCAGCAGTTTGACAGCATTGCCTTCTGTGATGGTGACTTTTGAAGTGTAGGCATAGTCAACAAGAAGCTGCAATGTATCAGGGCTGACTCCATGGATGTCTACCTTCTGCTCCTTAGTTTCACGATAATCATAACAGAACATTCCTCTGAAATATCCACTGCAAGCAGAGAGGACAGTCCTGTGGCAGGGAATCTCTTTTCCTGAAACACACAGGACGACATCTACCAGTAGGCTCTCCGACCGTAGTTCCTGCAAGCCATGAAGGAGGGAGGTTGCATGTGGATTGTTGCAGAAGTCGAATGATGCCTCTGATCTCTGTCCTGCTGCCATCATGTGTTTATCCTGCAAAACAACACGACTTTTCGTCAGTCCATATTTTTCAAGAAATCAAGGTGGTGGCCTTTTATCAAGATTAAAAAATGCAATTGAAGTTACAGTCTGACTTAACCATACTGTGAGACCGTGTGACGCCCATGAGATATGACCCCACAGACATGGTTCAGTGTATTTCAACCATAGTCTCCTACATGTCCTATGGCCAGCACTGACTGTGGTACCTGCCCTCTGTCATATGGCAACTCCTGCTGAATTTATCTTCCCCTTAGATAAATGTAGACTTGTCGGGACACGACAGCATCCAAAGGGCTATCAAAACACTATCCAATATTGaaaagctagttcggagttgctactacgcatgtgcagtgtcaaaggtgaaggccctcgCTTGTCAAGAGTGCCGCCTCAACATtatctagatttgcataacaacgccccgacgggttttgtttacgtttcgggggccttcacccttgatactgcacatgcgtagtagcaactccgaactagcttattggcCCGTTTGGGTGCAGGCAGATCTCAGGGACAGTGTTTTAGCCCTTTGGACTAGATCTAGTACTGCCTTGACcccgtagatctgcttggagattaggatccGATGTATTAGCACTTTGGGGGGTCCTTTCCCCGCAAATGCTGCCTGACTGGGACGGGAAATCgaaaaacaaaattatgatgattaaTACTTATCAGCCGTACCTACTGCAGCCCTACTGTAAGCTCTACAAAACTAAAACATTTCAATAACTTAACAACGTAGTGGACATCAGGAGTTCAGCTCCACCCAGTAACAAGGTAGCCTGGTCctagtctctagggtcggctttaatagtggtgttttaccgggccagtcagtttctgatggcctttctacctctggctgccatcctactatcgctataccctacttccgctgccttcTTACTTTTCCGCCGCCCCAAGGTGCcaagctaattaatccaaggccgtaaacaacaccccgagctggctaagctgtctgggcgggtgagggtcactcacagtgccgtagagatatcgcgGGAGGCagcgagggtatggattccaggctagtaacAAGGTTACAATCAAAAACTATTAAAATCACGAATTTTCCCGTTACCAAATGGATTATTCCACCCAGCAACAAGGCAGGCAGGATTGTCTCACCGAATAGATTTGGTCAGACACTGTTCCCAGTGTCCTACGAAACCTGGACGACTCTGACCAAAATTTACCTCGAAACAAATTCTCAAAGACGATGTGGGTAACTCAGATCTACTAGTATACCGGTCCCTATCCAACAACAAGCACACAACGGAACGCTAAATCTCGACATAACGGGGATAAGGAGAACCAGATGGAACAGGGCCACCTAGTGTTCCAGGAGGTGTTTGTTTGTACACTTCTTTCCCCCGGTTCCTTCAGTTCCTAGACTCTACAAAACGTTTTGATATGATAAGTCCACAAACACAAGGAGGTACCATATTGCTTAGTCTGCACTTACCTGAATCCTCAGCAGTTCTTGCTTTAAATTCCGCCCAAACGATCAGTTGACAACTTGGCACCAAACAGCCCtgcctcctggacctccaggtTTTCGTCTGTCCGAATGACACCAAAAGCGCGGGAAATATCGGGGCAGTTCAAAGTTCATCTATGGAATGTTTGAAATCAAGAGATGGGGGTGGTAGATCATGCAACATTGTCACATTCTTCTATACCACACCTCAATGAAGACATGTAGTAGCAAAGTAATCACATATTTTCATCAAATATCTTCGTTGTATATAAATAGCGTATACGAATATTGGAGATGTTGGGGAAAATGCCTATCTCCGTGATCATGGAATATACCAAGTAGGGGTAGGTGGGGCATACAGGGGGCaatatcaaagcagatgttgggatgaaaaATCGTGACAACTTCTTGTGATTTTCACCAacaatggaggtatagtttttggcctgtcCGTGTTTCCgaattttgtagtcagcataactccagaacctctggatggattactatgatatttggtatagaTGTGGGTGGGTCTtgagaagatgaaggtcaaggttgattttgggcctcctggtacatgaccttggtactgcagcaggtctGCAGGTttttaatacattgtattatttTGTCCTGGATGTGTTATGGTCTTTAATTTTGTGGTGATGGGTAGCTTGTGATATAGGGAagaatttgggccccctagcagcttgctctggaactgcaggtgcatttttgtcaaaaatttTCAAGGCGGTCTGAACAAAAGAatgacagatttccatgatattcagtatgcaaaTAGCTTCGACAGATGTGCACAATTGAATGCAAAttatgacctaatttgcataaatactgagtgaaatctttatttgcagtgttttccataataggactttAATACATGACATGTAATTCATGGCAGGTAGGACAtctaccaattatgcaaatagggggctaatttgtataatcaatgcgGAAGTGCCAAAATTCCTTTGTGGCAAATACGTACTTGCAACATATGTATGTCAGTTGAAGCtgtacatcactatgtatagaaTATGTAATAGTACAATCATTTTCGTAATTTATGATGAAATTTAACATGGCATTCTGCCAAAAGAAACATGTAATTTTGTTAGAGAGCACCATCATTTGAAATGCATTACGCTAATTACAACCgtatttgtatcatcaatgagacaagatgaaacaataaatctacaaagCCAAatcatttcatggaggtatgtgGTGTCTGAACTCCTGTTAGGACACGAAATGGTTGCTCTCCTCTCCGCACAGCGACCTTCACAACCAGCCGGCACCGATGTCGGTCAAGGTCAGGGAGTCTTAGTACATTCTTCACTTTCTAGGCACCTTGAATTTCCATGGAATTTGGTTTGTcatgttacctccatgaaaatacatatgttgttttgggtgtctgtgtttccacatatTTGTGGTCtgcataacttaagaaggtcTGGATAGATtgtgatatttggaatgtgggtaggtcttgggagaaggtcaaggtcgattttgggcctccttgtGGCTTTTCTTGGTAATGCAACAGAACTTTAAAAAAGATTTTGCCCTGGTTTGaaggtgttttctttgtagcagtTGATCAACTTGAATGCCTTCAATCTTGCAATAAACATCTTACTTAGTTGAAACAAACTCACTCAGTGGACAGAGCTCTCTTCAAAAGAAACGTGTTGATTAATAGAAGACATTAACGTTACAACTAACgtgagaaaagaaaagaacaagtggaagttaaaaaaaaaatgaagtgaCAAGAGTAAGCATCAACATGTCTCTATCTTTCTCTACACGTGTGTTAGCAAAATTCTCATATAGCTAAGCCCTTTAACTTGGAACTTACAGTAGAAGGTTCTGCCTATTGTATACTGGGAAAACTCTTTATAAGAATATCAAATAAATACATGTTACCTAAGGTGCAGTTTGCATAACATTTGGAACAAGGGGACTACAGGTTCAGAGGGTTTTAAAGTCTCTTGACTGTCCCTCCCCAAAGCTTGCTACTATGGTGTTCTTATAAAGACTTCAAGTCTTTATAAGAATACCATAGTAGCAAGCTTTTCTAGTACAATGCTTGCACTGGTCTGTGCTGCTGCTTACTTGCTTGTAGCAAAGGCAAAGTGAATTTGCTTGTTAAGGTTCATAATATGCATCATTCAGCCATCTGTATACTAAAGAGTTGCCATATCTGGCATCTAAATAAAAGCATAAATATAAGGTACCTCATGATTTTAACAATTTGGTCTTTGAATGATATGTCATGACATATACAGTAACAGTGTCGACCTGCACCTGTGAGTGTTCAAACTTCACAGAAGTACACTTAACTGACATATCATAGAAATCACTTTGATAAAGCTGCTACAATTACCGGGTAATGCTGGCTTATTCAACATACCACATCGACGCATTCTCATCTCTTTCCGCTTTCACAGAATTTCTGTACTGAACAACATCATCTGGTGTTAACAAGAAATTTTCTCAAATGGTACAACTTTGGACGCTTTCACTTCAGCTTTACAACTAATTACTTATCAATATGACCTGACTTGTGGTATTTCAGTGTCTGGTGCCTTCAGTATAGTGACACATGCATGGCCATACAGACCCTTGTTCATGGATCCAGCACGCTTGAGTGTCAGGGTTTCTGGATCAAAGCACAAAACATTTGGACTGCCATTTTTATTTAGACTGCCCCTGTTGCAGCCACCATAGATGTAAACTTTCCCTCCATAGACAGTCATCCCACATCTGGATAGAAGTTCAACTGTGTTGGCTACAACACTCCAGCAACCTCCGCTTTCACCAGGCTTGTAGCAGAGCAACGTTGAGGGTATCCCGGCGACATAGATGGTTCCATTGAGGACTGAAGCAATGACGTCAGCAGCAGGAAAAGGCATATTTGTCTGCTGATGCCATTTTGAGCCCCCTGAGCTAAGGCTGTACACTGTCGATGGGGCTACGACTCCATGCTCATTAGACCCACCCATCACGTAGATGATGTTGTCTACCACTGCGACAGCGTGCTTGTACCTTGGCTGAGGGAGTGGAACACCTTCAGTCCACTCGTTCTGGCTGCGGTCATAGACTTCTACAGATGGTAGTGCAGGTACAAGGCCCCTAGGATCCCTGCTGTCATTTAGGCCACCAATTGCATACACTTTATTACCTTGCACTGCCAGTTTGTGATGGGACTTGTGAATTCTCATCGAAGACAGTTTGGACCATTTGTTGAGTTCTAGCTGGTACATCCACACTTCCCTGTTGAAACTATAACCAGCAGAAACAATGATGTCACTGGTGCCGAGTACAGCCACTGCACCCACTGCAAATCCCTGGTCATGATCATGCTTCATTCTGGTCATACCAACCCAACTTGAAGAACTAAAAGGTGCAGTGGAGCAAGTCATCAGAAAGAAGTTTGAGAGCCTTTGAGTTTCACTTCTTTGCCCTCCAATAACCACCACTGTCTCCTTCAGCCCACGAGGACGGGTGCGGGGTGACTGGACCTGTCCTGGGAACAGCTGGTACTTGAGAGTTTCTGTCACGATATCCTGGCAAGATGTGCAGACAGCCCTGTTGGTCTGAACATTctctacaaaatacaatttatcCATTAAAGGGAACCTGACCAGTTCCATCAGCTCTCTCATGTCCTTTTGCCGGTTCCTGGTGTCGTGATTGATCCATGTCATCACTGCTGTGTACACTGTTTCCTCCAAGGCATTAAGGTCGTCTGACGAGATGATTGTTGTGAGTTGGTCCTTTGTCAGATCAAGAAAGTCTGCTCTTTTGCTGACTGCGGTGAACTCTTTTATGACATAGGACAACACCTTCTTATACAAGTTTGGAGACAGCATACGGGCTATGTACACCATCTCCAAACAGTTTTTGACATGAAGATGCTCAGATATGAACCTTGCACACGCATCAAACACAGGTTGGATCTGGAAGAAGTTGGACCCTTCCAGCAGTTTCACAGCATTGCCTTCTGTGATGGTGACTTTTGATGTGTAGGCATAGTCAACGAGAAGCTGCAATGTGTCAGGACTGACTCCATGGATGTCTATCTTCTGCTGCTTGCTCTCGCGATGTCCATTACAGAACATTCCTCGAAAGTATCCACTGAAAGCAGAGAGGACAGTCCTGTGGCAGGGAATCTCTTTCCCTGAACAACACAAGATGACATCTACAAGTAGGCTGTCTGACCGTAGTTCCTGTAAGCCCTGCAAGAGGGATCCTGCATGTGGATTGTGGCAGAAGTCAAATGACGCCTGTGATCTCTGTCCTGCAGCCATCATGCGCTAATTCTGCAAAACAATGGGATTTATCATCAGTTTAACAGCTCAATGATCTTGGTGACCAGGAATAATGCATCTTTCACAAGACCAGGTTCCATTTGCCTAAAATTGTACAAACTTTGGAATCCTCACCTACTGACTCTTATATGTATACTAGGATACTCTTGATTAATCTAATATAATTTTCACAaaagttttgagctttgatccaacacaaaggaGGGAACTGACCATAAAtgtgtgttggatcaaagctcaaaactttacaatatgtacaataGTACGAGTTACTAACACAGACGAGCTTTCATTCGAATAAGGCCATATGGATTcgattatttggatgacatcatctgggcaCTGTAAAACTGCTGCGAGTgtacaataaaaaaagttgggccatcaaaaagttgccttcataatTAATGCAATCTGGTCAGTAAAGTTTGAGATGACTGAACCTACAGacaatggtataccaaacaatggGTTATGTAGTGATACAGTTTACTCCCTCTGAAAATAGCATTTTCTCTTCTGGTGATAACACCAGGGGTGGGGGGATTCCTCCATCCT from Branchiostoma lanceolatum isolate klBraLanc5 chromosome 4, klBraLanc5.hap2, whole genome shotgun sequence includes these protein-coding regions:
- the LOC136433743 gene encoding uncharacterized protein — protein: MMAAGQRSQASFDFCHNPHAGSLLQGLQELRSDSLLVDVILCCSGKEIPCHRTVLSAFSGYFRGMFCNGHRESKQQKIDIHGVSPDTLQLLVDYAYTSKVTITEGNAVKLLEGSNFFQIQPVFDACARFISEHLHVKNCLEMVYIARMLSPNLYKKVLSYVIKEFTAVSKRADFLDLTKDQLTTIISSDDLNALEETVYTAVMTWINHDTRNRQKDMRELMELVRFPLMDKLYFVENVQTNRAVCTSCQDIVTETLKYQLFPGQVQSPRTRPRGLKETVVVIGGQRSETQRLSNFFLMTCSTAPFSSSSWVGMTRMKHDHDQGFAVGAVAVLGTSDIIVSAGYSFNREVWMYQLELNKWSKLSSMRIHKSHHKLAVQGNKVYAIGGLNDSRDPRGLVPALPSVEVYDRSQNEWTEGVPLPQPRYKHAVAVVDNIIYVMGGSNEHGVVAPSTVYSLSSGGSKWHQQTNMPFPAADVIASVLNGTIYVAGIPSTLLCYKPGESGGCWSVVANTVELLSRCGMTVYGGKVYIYGGCNRGSLNKNGSPNVLCFDPETLTLKRAGSMNKGLYGHACVTILKAPDTEIPQVRSYDKHMMAAGQRSEASFDFCNNPHATSLLHGLQELRSESLLVDVVLCVSGKEIPCHRTVLSACSGYFRGMFCYDYRETKEQKVDIHGVSPDTLQLLVDYAYTSKVTITEGNAVKLLEGSNFFQIRAVFDACARFISEHLCAKNCLEMVHIGCMLSQDLMKKALSYVMKEFAAVSKTAKFLDLTKDQLITLISSEDLNASEETVYMAVMTWINYDTSNRQKVMRELLELVRFPLMDKLFFLENVQNNEAVRKSCQDIVTETLRYQLFPGQVQSPCTHPRIAGGLTEAVVVIGGILGRGRGRTEASNSIMMTCSTAPFSSSSWVPMTRMKYYYDQGFAVAVLGTSDIIVSAGYSSYREVWMYQLELNKWSKLAPMNCSRHNHKLAVLQGKLYAIGGKLAQGTVEVYDRSQNEWTEGVPLPQPRYKHAVAVVDDSIYVMGGFDADHNSTSTVYCLSPGQSMWQPQSNMPEQAADITASVLHGNIYVAGIPTKVLCYKPGEKGGCWSVVARTNDALRRCGMTVCGRRVYIYGGYDEGGGSTRVMCLNPETMSLERVGCMHQGLTLYGHACVTVSMAADTRIPQVMP